The Vallitalea longa nucleotide sequence AATAATATTTGCCGAAAACGATGAAGACATATATATTGTTACTAATCAACACGTTATTGAAAATTCTAAAAATGTTATTGTAACATTTTTCAATTCAGAAAATATTAAAGCACAAGTAATTGGATATGATGTTGAATATGATTTAGCAGTATTAGCTATAGATAAGAAAGATATCAATGATGAGTTGGAAAATAGTATTAGAATCGCTAAACTAGGAAATTCTGATGAATTGAAAGTAGGAGAATTAGCAGTGGCTATAGGTAATCCTCTTGGAAAACAATTTAGTCATACAGTTACTGTAGGATATGTTAGTGCTCTTAATAGAACATTAGATTTTACAGATTCCAGAGCTACATTCATTCAGACAGATGCTGCAATTAATCCAGGTAACAGTGGAGGAGCACTTGTTAATGCACAAAGTGAAGTTATAGGTATTAACAGTTGCAAGTTAGCTGATACAGATATAGAAGGTATGGGATTTGCTATACCAATCAATGAAGCAAAACCTATTATTGAAGACATTGTCAATCAAAAAGATAGACCTGCTTTAGGTATTAAAGGTATAGATGTTACTGAAGAGATCGGAAAATATTATGGATTACCAATAGGTATATTGATCAAGGAAGTTACAGAAGGAAGTGGAGCAGAAAAAGGTGGATTACAACCTCAAGACATAATATTTGAATTTGGTGGAGTCACAATCTTTGGATTCGAAGATTTACAAAAAGAACTTGAAAAGTATGAAGTAGGAGATACTGTTGCTGTTAAAGTTTCAAGACAGTCTGGTGAAGGCTTCAAAAAAGTTGAATTACAAATAAAATTGACTGATAGAAGAAGTATAATGTAACGTATTAGAAGTTAGTATTAATTTGGTTAATTCTGAAGAAGTAATTTTAATAGATTAGAAATTTAATATTAGTTAACAAATGATGGCTTTGATTATAATAGCATTTATAATCAAAGCCATATATTTTTTTAAAATAAAATATTAAATTTAGGTTTTTTAAAAAAATATGTATAATGTAAAATAAATATATGAAGGTATTATAATTAACATATAAAATTATATAATATGTCGAATCAATAATATTTAATAAAGTTAGCTTTGTGTTATAATGAAAAAAATATTAAAGATTAATTATTTAAAAGGAGATATTTTTTGATATGATTGATTTCTTAATTTATGGATTGGTTATTTATTCCTTCAATTCTTTTGTGGTTTTATTCCACGAATTAGGTCATGCCATCTTTGCATTGTTATTTACTAAAGAAAAGGTAACTATATCAATAGGAAAGGATAGCAGGAAAAAAATTACAATAAATATAAAAAGGTTAACAATACACTTTACGGTATTTACATTTTGGCATGGGTATGTTATCTTTGGACAAATTGAAGGAAAAAGTAAAAAGATATTAACTTATTTAGGAGGAGTACTAAATAATATATTATTAATTATAATAGGTACTATTATATTAAAATTTGTTAATCTAGAACCAGTTATAATTTTAATCAGATGTTTAATATATGCATCTTTGTGGAGTTTAATAGTATGTATGATTCCTTTTAAATGTAGATATTATTATCCTAAAGAATTTAATAGTGATATGAAAAATATTATTTATATAATAAAAGAATAGAACTATAATCTTAAAATAAAAATAATTTCTATGAAAATAATTATGAATATTTTTGATGAAATGGTTTAGAAGTAAACCAACTACTCTACCACTATTTGTATTCTAAAAGAGGTGATAGCTAAAAATCTATTACATTATCCAATAAAAAGTGTCATGTAATGTATTAAAAAATTACTAGTTGTTTAATTTAATTTTTAAGAAGTAATATTAAGTGTAATTATTAAAATTAGAAGTATAATATTAGTATAATGTTTAAGTAAGAATATTAATAAATTTGATAAATAAGGCTTTGATTATAATAGTATATATAATCAAAGCCTTATATTTTATAAAAACAAATATAGATTTCTTTTTTTTTTCATCAAAATAGGGTATAATGTAAGATAAATATATGAAATTATATATTATATAGAGTTTAAATTTAATAATATTTAATTGCAATAAGTTAATATAAATTATGGAAGTATGTTCGTGGTTAATTTTGAAAGGAGTAAAGTATGCGTTACATAGTAGACTTGAAAGAAGGAGAACAGGTACAAGAACATTACCTTTGCATTAACAAGCAAGTTTTAAAGACTAGAGCAGGTAAAACCTATTATTCATTAAAATTGCAAGATAAAACAGGTGTTGTAGATGCGAAGATATGGGACCTCAATGATGGTATTAATGATTTTAATGAACATGAATATATTAAAATCGATGCGTTAGTTATTACATTCCAGAATTCAATACAGCTTAACATAAGAAGGTTAAGAAAAAGTAGTGAAGGGGAATATGACCCGAAAGAGTATATTCCAGTGTCTAATAGAGATATTAATGAAATGTATAATGAATTGCTTACATTTGTTGAGGATATAGATAACAAGTATTTAAGTACATTAGTTAAGAAGTTCTTTGTTGAAGATAGAGAATTCATTAAAACATTTAAAGATCACACAGCTGCAAAAACAATGCATCATAGTTATCTTGGTGGTTTATTAGAGCATACGCTCTGTGTTCTCAATATGTGTAAATTCTTTGCTGATAACTATAAAGTGATTAATAAGGATATATTATATACTTCTGCATTGTTCCACGATATAGGAAAAATAAAAGAACTATCAAAATTCCCTATTATCGAATATACTGACCCTGGTCAATTATTAGGTCATATAATGATATCTACTGAGTGGGTTTCTGATAGAATCAAAGAAATTCCAGGTTTCCCAGAGGATCTAGCTTACATGGTGAAACATTGTATCTTAGCTCACCATGGAGAATTGGAGTATGGTTCACCTAAGAAACCACAAACAATAGAAGCACTTGCTCTACATTTTGCAGATAACTGCGATGCAAAATTAAGAACATTTTCTGACCTCATAGAAACAAGTGATGTGGAAGATAATTGGTTAGGATGGCAGAGAATATTCGATTCAAATGTTAGAAGGACCAGATACTAATTTCTTATTAGAAAAAATAATTTGTGTGAAAACAGATTAGTTAAAAATATTAATAGATAAAATTTATAAGATGGGGGCTTTCTTATAATACAGTATAGTAACTAAGAGATAAGCTATTTATTGTATTATAGGGATGCTCTTTTATTTTGTATAAAGGATGATAAATATATGAAGACTAAAATTAAAGATCTACCTGTAGTTAAAAATGAATTTTATGAAATGATGATAGACGATTTAGGTAACAATGGAGAAGGTATAGGAAAGATAGATGGATATACTCTTTTTGTGGATGGAGCTCTGCCTCAGGAAAAAGTAAAAATAAAAGTCATCAAGGTTAAGAAGAATTTTGGATTCGGTAAATTAATTGAGATAATTGAACCATCTGAGTATAGAGTTGAACCAGTGTGTGCTATAGCAAAAAGATGTGGCGGATGTCAGTTACAACATCTATCGTATGAAGGGCAGTTAAAATATAAACAGAAAAAAGTACAGGATGTTATTGGAAGAATAGGTGGTATAACCGATCTAAAAGTGAACGAAGTCATAGGTATGGAAAAACCATATTTCTATAGGAATAAAGTGCAATTTCCAGTAGGAAGTTCACTAGATGAACACATTAATATCGGTTTTTATGCTATGAGAAGTCATGACATCGTAACTACGGATAAATGTTATATTCAACAGCCTGTGAATAAAGATATCATTGATGTTGTTAGAGATTATATGATACACAATCATATAAAACCTTACAATGAGATAAATCATAAAGGTATTATAAGACATGTCGTAACAAGAATAAGTCATCATAGTAAAGAGATAATGATAGGGATTGTGATTAATTCTAGTAAATTACCTAACGGTGAGGAACTTATCAAAAGGCTTAGTGAAATAGATAATGTTACAGGAATATTTATTAATATCAATAAGGAAAAGACCAATGTGATAATGGGTAAGAAGATAAAAATGCTATGGGGTAAGCCATATATAACTGATTATATCGGTAACGTATCGTATAATATTTCACCACTTTCATTCTATCAAGTCAATCCTGTTCAGACTGAGAAACTATATAATACAGTATTAAAATATGCAGAACTTACAGGGAATGAAATTGTATGGGATGCTTATTGTGGTATTGGAACCATATCATTGTTTCTAGCTTCCCATTGTAAGAAAGTCATGGGTGTCGAGATTGTTCCTGAAGCCATAGAAGATGCTAGGGAAAATGCTAAAATTAACGATATAGGAAATGTGGAATTTTTTACTGGTAAGGCAGAAGAAGTAATAGCAGAAAAATACAATGAAGGTATTGTAGCGGATATTATTGTAATTGATCCACCAAGAAAAGGGTGCGATAGGGAACTGCTTGATACTATTATCAAAATGCAACCCAAAAAAGTTATCTATGTTTCTTGTGATCCTGCAACTATGGCTAGGGATGTTAAGATTCTTGGAGAAGAGGGATATGAGGTAGAGAAGATTCAGCCTTTGGATTTGTTTCCTCAGACCGTGCATGTTGAGACAGTTGTAGGAATACAGAAAATAGAATCTAAAAAATAGCTGTATTTATGTTATTGGGGGTGGTTGAAATTTATTTATATCATTATTTTGATAAAGAAATCGGACCATTTGTTAATTTGTCAGATTTGCCGGTTAATGAAGCTCAATCTATTCTTAATACTATAAAAGTTAAAAAACCAAATTCTCAAAGTGCGAAGAGACACGATAAATATGTGGAGTATAGACATAATTGTGAGAATATAATCAGGGCAGAGTTTGCTAAAAAAGGGGGAGTTATGAATAGGATATCACCACATTATATGGTGATTGAACATAGTCCATGGTTAAGCACTTGGTATGAAAGCAGTACCTTTATAAAAATCCCTATTGAGGAATTTGACATAAAGACTATTTCATTTACTTACGGTGATTCAATGCCAACATTTAGTCCGACAATTAATGATGGCAAGGAATATCGTAAAAAGCTTTATACTTATGATGAAATACTAAAAATTATTGAAAAGTATGGATTGCCGCAGAACTGGAATGATGATGGAAGATACGGTCCAGAAAGATATATTGAAGCTCATATATGGAGCGATGAAACAATTAGTAAATATAGAAAGAGAATAGATAGCATTTGAACTGTTTCCTATTAGGTAGACATGAAAATAATAAAAAGTTTTTTTGTATCTTCAATCATATATTCCTGATTGGAGATATTTTTATGTGGGAATATAACGGTAATACAAAAAAATAGAAAAACGTTATAATGCAAAAAAAATCGTTTGTATCCATTTTATATTTTAAGAAAAATATGTATGATAGATATCAGGATAATTAAATGATGTTAGGGAGGATAAAATAATTAAAAATATAACAAAAGAACAAGAATTTATATATAGTTTAATCAATGGTAATGACCATGGAATGGTGGATAAAAAAACAGATTCAGATTCCTATGAGTTGGTCAAGAATGTTATTGAGCAAAGGATAACTTTATATAACAAAGATAAATTTCACTTAGCGCGAAGGTATAGGTGATTACATGATTACTACTAAAAAATTTCTAATCAAATTGTATCACAATATTTTCTTCATCATCAAAAACACCAAAACTCTATTTGCGATATCTTTATTGTTTTATGTACTTTCAGGGTTCATACCATATATACATGTAACAGCTCTGTCTACTATCATTAGAGAAGGTGATAAAATTGTTGGTAATAACGCTGATGTTATGGATACTCGTATTTTATATGGAATTATAATGTTAGCTATAGCTATTTTAGTGGATAGGCTTTTATTATTAGGACAGATGCCTTTGGCATCAGTATTATCTTATCAAATAAAAACAAAGATAGAGTGTCTTATTGTGGAAAAAACCAGTAAACTTTCCTATGAGTACGTAGAAAGTTCTACCTTTCAGACTAAGATACAAGCTGTCTATAAATTTGCTAATCAATTGCCCAATCTCTATAAAACCACTTTGCAGATATTGAAATCTGTGATTATAATGGTATCTCTGATGATAGGATTTCAAGGGTGTTTTTATCTAGCTTTTATAATAATGGTAGGATGTTTACCTAAATTCCTATTATCTTATAGAATACGTAAGAAACAGCATGAACTTGACCTTCATGTCACTTCAGATCAACGATTACAAGAATATTATAAAGAACTGCTAACCAAATCTCAGAATGTAAAAGAAAAGCAATTATTTGGGTTGAAAGGGTTATTTACTACCAGATGGGAAAACATATCTTATTATATACATAAAAAGTATACTCTCTTTCGTTACAAAAGCCTTAGACTCAATTTTTTTGGAGATATAGGAGATATAACAGGTTATATGATAGCACTCGTTCTTCTGCTGTTATCTCCTTCTATAGATGGTGCTGGTTTCTTAAGTTTATCAGTGGCTTTAATGGCTATTCAGAATGGTATAAATGCTTTTATTGGAGACTGTATAGCTATTAGAGGACAGGTGTTAGATGATGATGTAGTGTATGATTTCTTGAAAGAACAGGAAGATATACAACCTTCTTGTGATTTAAAAGAACCTATTACAAAATTTACATTTGATCATGTTAACTTTACCTATAAAGGAAGCTCTGTTAGGGCTTTAGATGATGTTAATGTAACGTTGAACTCAGGTGAGACTGTTGTTATTGTAGGAGAAAATGGAGCTGGAAAAACAACTTTCATAAAGATGTTATTGGGGCTGTATCCTTGTCAAGGAGGAAAAGTATTATGTAATAATCAGCCAGTTAACACTCTGAATCGTGATTCTTATTTTAGACGTATATCAACTATTTTTCAACACTATAATAAATATCCTTTTACAATTGCTCAAAATATTGAAATGACTTTAGAAGAAGAAGCTAAGCCTACAGAAGATATGATTCTTTGTGCTAAGGAAACAGGTATACATGACTGGGTGTGTTCCTTACCTAACGGGTATAATACTTTGCTAACTCATTTACGTACGGAAGGTATTGAAGTATCAGGAGGAGAATGGCAAAAAATAGCTATAGCTCGTGGACAAATGAAACCAGCAGATGTATTTATTATGGATGAACCTACTGCATCGTTGGATCCTTTAATGGAAGCGGAAATTATGAATAAATTTATGAACATGGATTCCAGAAGTATGAAGATTATAGTATCCCATCGTGTAGGCATAGCTACTAAGGCTGATAAAATCCTAGTTTTTAAAAAAGGTAAACTTGTTGAAGTTGGATGCCATAAGGAACTAATACAGAACAAAGGCGTATATGCTCAATTATATGAAGCACAAGCGAAATGGTATACAAGTAGTAAGGAAGGTGAAAGTTCATGAAAAAAAGATGGATTCTAGGTCGTTTGCTAAAGTATTGTTTCCATAATAATGGTTTAGCTATGGGGAGTATGATTCTAGCTAGTATCCTTCTTGGGCTTCTTTCTGTATTGCAGATATGGATTGTAGGACAAATAGTTAATGAGTTAGGTTTTTTATCTGATTCAAGAAAAGAATTGATACTCTACATGATTATGTTGTTAGTGTGTTTACTACTATGGAAAATATGTTTCCTGCTAATACCTTACGTACGTAATAACCTTGTTTCCAAGATGAAGATACCTATGCAAAAAGACTTAATTGAATCTGTTAATAAAATACCGGTCATTCAACAAGAACTCAATGAAACTCAGGTAAAAATAGGTCGAGCATTTGATTTTATCAACAATCATTTTGAGACAAGTCTCATATCCATTCAAGTGTACATATCCAGTATTATTAGTGTTTTGTCCATATCAATACTGTTAGCCTGTTACAGTTGGGTTTTTCCTGTTATTGCTGCTTTGACAGCTATACCTATCATATTTATTAGATTGAAACAAGATAAGACGATGCATGAGATGTATAAAAAGCAATATCCTAATAATCAGTTGGCGGATTATTATTTAGGAGCATTAACAAAGAAAGATAGTTTGTTGGAATTAATGGTATTCCAACTTCGTTCTCTTTTCTTGAACCGTTATTTAAAATTAACTAAAGATAATGTACAAGAGAGAACACAATATTTTATAAAACATGCATGTGGAGGGGGATTGTTAGAGGCTCTATGGTTAACCACAGGTAATGTTTTGTCTATAGGATGGGCTATTTTCCTTTTATCTCAAACAAGCAAATTTTCTCTGGGTATATTAGCGATTGTAATTAGAGGTATTGCAACAGCACAAGATGATATAATAGGTTTTGCATTTAATAGTAAAAATATCTATCAAGCTACCTTTTATGGTGAAGATTTTTGGGCTATGATTTATAAAAGAGAATCAGAAATACCACAGTATAAATATTGCAAAGTAAAGAGTATTGAACTTAGGCATGTAGGATTTCGTTATCCCTATCAACAAGAAAATAGTCTAAGTGATATTAATTTGATTTTACATACCGATGAAACAATGGGGATTGTAGGAGAAAATGGAAGTGGTAAATCTACTATAAGTAAAATTTTACTAGGGATTTATCAGCCAACAGAAGGAGAGATTTTAGTTAATGGACACAAAATAGAGGACTTGAGTCTTTTATATCAAGATGTAGGGGCTGTTTTTCAAGATTATGTTAACTATCAACTAACACCTAGAGAAAATATAAGATTCGGTTCTCTGAAAGAGAAAGAAAGAAAAAAGGCTATCATAGCAGCTGCAAAAAAATCAGGTGCTCATACTTTTGTTAAAGACTTGAAAAAACAGTATGATACACCAATAGGTACACTACTGGATAATGCTATCCACTTGTCAGGAGGACAGTGGCAACGGTTAGCTGTAGCGAGAGGATTCTATAGTAATGGTAGTATAATGGTGTTAGATGAACCCAATTCCAATCTGGATCCCAAGATGGAAGCAGCTCTCTATGAAGAATACAAAGATATTATGAATGAGAAAAATCGTATTGGTGTTTTAGTTAGTCATAGATTAGGTTCTACAAGAGCTTGTGACCGTATTATTGTTATGAGTCAAGGACGTATCGTAGAAGAAGGCTCTTTTGAACAGCTTATTAATGCCCATGGAAAGTATAGTTATATGTATCAGACCCAAGCTAAGTGGTACGCTGAAGGGTACTAATTAAAAAATATTATATTTATATATTAATTTATAAATATACAAAACAAAAAAGTCCAATATGTGGAAGAATAGAAAAAATGCAAAAGCTTGAAACAAACTGTCTAATGTAGGCAGTTTGTTTTGTTAACAATGCTTTTTATAGAATAAAAAAACTTACAATTAAGTGGTTAGTTTTATAGATTATGGGTTCTACGTCTTGCTTTTGTCTTTTCATAAGTTGTTGTACATTTAGTCAATGATTGTCTCCTTACTATAAGTTGTAAGATGTTCTTTTAGTGAAGCAATCCATGTTTCAATGGTTTGTGTCAATATCAACTGCTGTTGTAAAACTGCCATACCCGTTACAGGGATATCAGATTTATTTTCTTTTGTAATAATATTTTCTTCAAGATACGTTTTTAGAATTTTTACGTTTTCCTCAATATCTGTCAAACATTTTTTTTGGTTATCAGGTGTTAGATTGGTTAGATTTACAATTACTGCATTAAAGTCTAAAAAAAGATGGACTGGCTTACTAGAAATTTCAAACATAAGAGTTTCAAATTCTTTTTTACCAGCATCAGTCAAGGAGTATATTGTCTTTTCTGGCATTCTCCCATTTTTTATGATATTACTTTCAATATAGCCTTTTTCTTCTAATTGGATTACTTTTTTATATATAGATGGTGTACTTATTTTTACCCATCGGGATATGTTCCGATACTCTACTAACTTTTGGATGTCGTAAGCGCTTAATGATTCTTTTTTTAACATTCCCAATACAATCAAATCTATTGTAGCCATATAAATCTCCTTTCACTATTGACAAGTACTATAAATTATAGTACTATTTTATTTATTGTTCAAGTGCTATAAATTATAGTACTATAAACTAAAGTATAAATTAAGTGAAAGGAGACTTATTATTATGGATGAATCAAACAAAAAAATGGTTTTGCTGGGGAGTGCGCCAATTCCAAAGGCACTTATAGCATTGGGACTTCCCACAATGATTGGAATGTTAATCAATGCGCTTTACAATTTGGTAGATACTTATTTTGTGGGTGGTCTTGGAACTGAACAGATGGGTGCGATTACTGTAGCTTTTCCTCTTGGACAGGTAGTGATCGGCTTGGGATTACTTTTTGGAAATGGTGCTGCCGCTTATCTTTCTAGATTACTGGGGCGCAAGGACATAAAAACCGGAAACAAGGTTGCCAGTACTGCCTTGTATAGCAGTGTTTTAACTGGAGCAATCGTTATTATCTGCACAGCTCTTTTTTTAAGACCAATTCTTAAGCAGTTGGGTGCTATTGAAAGTGTCATGCCTTATGCGATTACTTATACCAGTATTTACATTTCGTTCTCTATATTCAACGTATTCAATGTTACCATGAATAATATTGTGTCAAGCGAAGGCGCTGCCAAAATAGCCATGTTAGCGTTAGTATCGGGGGCTATACTCAATGTGATTTTAGACCCGATATTTATTTATGTCCTTGATTTTGGGGTTGCTGGTGCAGCAATTGCTACAGCGATTTCGCAAATTGTTTCAACTCTGGTTTACTTACTCTATATAATTAGCAAAAAGAGTATGTTTTCCTTTAATATCAAAGAATGTAGTTTTTCCAAAGAAATCATATCCGAGATTCTGAAAATTGGAAT carries:
- a CDS encoding S1C family serine protease; its protein translation is MDEFKRFNDDKDENEDTRNNNSSENSGKNYFDDVIETTIIKSELKDDLHKEIPINVDDAYSNDQHCFEEKIKNDKKNKKRNFTWKKMVACVLVAILIGGGFQFGMQVTKPFIDKHISPMLTSNTRNSEEFSFDDNDPKITDSLKEVSNYTKSINNNYVSPVVAIADNMKPSIVTITSTITTIDWFNNERLQEGTGSGIIFAENDEDIYIVTNQHVIENSKNVIVTFFNSENIKAQVIGYDVEYDLAVLAIDKKDINDELENSIRIAKLGNSDELKVGELAVAIGNPLGKQFSHTVTVGYVSALNRTLDFTDSRATFIQTDAAINPGNSGGALVNAQSEVIGINSCKLADTDIEGMGFAIPINEAKPIIEDIVNQKDRPALGIKGIDVTEEIGKYYGLPIGILIKEVTEGSGAEKGGLQPQDIIFEFGGVTIFGFEDLQKELEKYEVGDTVAVKVSRQSGEGFKKVELQIKLTDRRSIM
- a CDS encoding M50 family metallopeptidase; translation: MIDFLIYGLVIYSFNSFVVLFHELGHAIFALLFTKEKVTISIGKDSRKKITINIKRLTIHFTVFTFWHGYVIFGQIEGKSKKILTYLGGVLNNILLIIIGTIILKFVNLEPVIILIRCLIYASLWSLIVCMIPFKCRYYYPKEFNSDMKNIIYIIKE
- a CDS encoding 3'-5' exoribonuclease YhaM family protein: MRYIVDLKEGEQVQEHYLCINKQVLKTRAGKTYYSLKLQDKTGVVDAKIWDLNDGINDFNEHEYIKIDALVITFQNSIQLNIRRLRKSSEGEYDPKEYIPVSNRDINEMYNELLTFVEDIDNKYLSTLVKKFFVEDREFIKTFKDHTAAKTMHHSYLGGLLEHTLCVLNMCKFFADNYKVINKDILYTSALFHDIGKIKELSKFPIIEYTDPGQLLGHIMISTEWVSDRIKEIPGFPEDLAYMVKHCILAHHGELEYGSPKKPQTIEALALHFADNCDAKLRTFSDLIETSDVEDNWLGWQRIFDSNVRRTRY
- the rlmD gene encoding 23S rRNA (uracil(1939)-C(5))-methyltransferase RlmD gives rise to the protein MKTKIKDLPVVKNEFYEMMIDDLGNNGEGIGKIDGYTLFVDGALPQEKVKIKVIKVKKNFGFGKLIEIIEPSEYRVEPVCAIAKRCGGCQLQHLSYEGQLKYKQKKVQDVIGRIGGITDLKVNEVIGMEKPYFYRNKVQFPVGSSLDEHINIGFYAMRSHDIVTTDKCYIQQPVNKDIIDVVRDYMIHNHIKPYNEINHKGIIRHVVTRISHHSKEIMIGIVINSSKLPNGEELIKRLSEIDNVTGIFININKEKTNVIMGKKIKMLWGKPYITDYIGNVSYNISPLSFYQVNPVQTEKLYNTVLKYAELTGNEIVWDAYCGIGTISLFLASHCKKVMGVEIVPEAIEDARENAKINDIGNVEFFTGKAEEVIAEKYNEGIVADIIVIDPPRKGCDRELLDTIIKMQPKKVIYVSCDPATMARDVKILGEEGYEVEKIQPLDLFPQTVHVETVVGIQKIESKK
- a CDS encoding ATP-binding cassette domain-containing protein, giving the protein MITTKKFLIKLYHNIFFIIKNTKTLFAISLLFYVLSGFIPYIHVTALSTIIREGDKIVGNNADVMDTRILYGIIMLAIAILVDRLLLLGQMPLASVLSYQIKTKIECLIVEKTSKLSYEYVESSTFQTKIQAVYKFANQLPNLYKTTLQILKSVIIMVSLMIGFQGCFYLAFIIMVGCLPKFLLSYRIRKKQHELDLHVTSDQRLQEYYKELLTKSQNVKEKQLFGLKGLFTTRWENISYYIHKKYTLFRYKSLRLNFFGDIGDITGYMIALVLLLLSPSIDGAGFLSLSVALMAIQNGINAFIGDCIAIRGQVLDDDVVYDFLKEQEDIQPSCDLKEPITKFTFDHVNFTYKGSSVRALDDVNVTLNSGETVVIVGENGAGKTTFIKMLLGLYPCQGGKVLCNNQPVNTLNRDSYFRRISTIFQHYNKYPFTIAQNIEMTLEEEAKPTEDMILCAKETGIHDWVCSLPNGYNTLLTHLRTEGIEVSGGEWQKIAIARGQMKPADVFIMDEPTASLDPLMEAEIMNKFMNMDSRSMKIIVSHRVGIATKADKILVFKKGKLVEVGCHKELIQNKGVYAQLYEAQAKWYTSSKEGESS
- a CDS encoding ATP-binding cassette domain-containing protein — protein: MKKRWILGRLLKYCFHNNGLAMGSMILASILLGLLSVLQIWIVGQIVNELGFLSDSRKELILYMIMLLVCLLLWKICFLLIPYVRNNLVSKMKIPMQKDLIESVNKIPVIQQELNETQVKIGRAFDFINNHFETSLISIQVYISSIISVLSISILLACYSWVFPVIAALTAIPIIFIRLKQDKTMHEMYKKQYPNNQLADYYLGALTKKDSLLELMVFQLRSLFLNRYLKLTKDNVQERTQYFIKHACGGGLLEALWLTTGNVLSIGWAIFLLSQTSKFSLGILAIVIRGIATAQDDIIGFAFNSKNIYQATFYGEDFWAMIYKRESEIPQYKYCKVKSIELRHVGFRYPYQQENSLSDINLILHTDETMGIVGENGSGKSTISKILLGIYQPTEGEILVNGHKIEDLSLLYQDVGAVFQDYVNYQLTPRENIRFGSLKEKERKKAIIAAAKKSGAHTFVKDLKKQYDTPIGTLLDNAIHLSGGQWQRLAVARGFYSNGSIMVLDEPNSNLDPKMEAALYEEYKDIMNEKNRIGVLVSHRLGSTRACDRIIVMSQGRIVEEGSFEQLINAHGKYSYMYQTQAKWYAEGY
- a CDS encoding PadR family transcriptional regulator, producing MATIDLIVLGMLKKESLSAYDIQKLVEYRNISRWVKISTPSIYKKVIQLEEKGYIESNIIKNGRMPEKTIYSLTDAGKKEFETLMFEISSKPVHLFLDFNAVIVNLTNLTPDNQKKCLTDIEENVKILKTYLEENIITKENKSDIPVTGMAVLQQQLILTQTIETWIASLKEHLTTYSKETIID
- a CDS encoding MATE family efflux transporter, which produces MDESNKKMVLLGSAPIPKALIALGLPTMIGMLINALYNLVDTYFVGGLGTEQMGAITVAFPLGQVVIGLGLLFGNGAAAYLSRLLGRKDIKTGNKVASTALYSSVLTGAIVIICTALFLRPILKQLGAIESVMPYAITYTSIYISFSIFNVFNVTMNNIVSSEGAAKIAMLALVSGAILNVILDPIFIYVLDFGVAGAAIATAISQIVSTLVYLLYIISKKSMFSFNIKECSFSKEIISEILKIGIPTLLFQVLASLSIAMINNGAKEYGGSALAAMGPVTKIMTVGTLIVFGFLKGFQPIAGFSYGAKKYNRLHEAIKISTIWSTIFCIIFGLIVNVFSERIMLLFTKVDMEMIHIGQIALRVNGLSFMLFGFYTVYSSLFLVMGKAKEGCFIGACRQGICFVPVILILPRLLGLNGVLYAQPIADVISAIITMLMAIHLHKELAVAKSYALSLKQEY